The following are encoded together in the Actinoplanes sp. N902-109 genome:
- a CDS encoding oxidoreductase, giving the protein MTSLRKLSMAALALATLAATSGFTSSAPAPSWRLSDTGVTARFRGLAPVSAKTAWVAGSEGTILRTVDGARSWQRVDPPGAADLQFRDIEAFDAEHAVALSIGEGDQSRVYITANGGRTWQETFRNTDPAAFYDCVSFLDRRHGLALSDPVGGKFRILATADGGRSWSVQPTTGMPDALPGEFAFAASGTCLVSAAGRAWFATGGGARARVFTTADGGRTWHVSDSGIPSGPSAGIYSLAFRDPRHGLAVGGDYATPETAPDAAATTRNGGRTWTPARTEPGEYRSGVAWLTATTALAVGPTGSDITDNGGRTWQEFDSGSFDAVQCAGSTCWASGEQGRVATLTRKH; this is encoded by the coding sequence ATGACGTCGCTTCGAAAGCTGTCCATGGCTGCACTCGCCCTGGCGACCCTGGCCGCGACGAGTGGCTTCACGTCGTCCGCCCCCGCGCCGTCGTGGCGGCTGTCGGACACGGGCGTCACCGCCCGCTTCCGCGGCCTGGCCCCGGTCAGCGCCAAGACAGCCTGGGTGGCGGGTTCCGAAGGCACCATTCTCCGTACCGTCGACGGGGCACGCAGCTGGCAGCGGGTGGACCCGCCAGGCGCGGCAGACCTACAGTTCCGCGACATCGAAGCGTTCGACGCCGAGCACGCCGTCGCCCTGTCGATCGGCGAGGGCGACCAGTCCCGCGTCTACATCACCGCGAACGGCGGCCGCACCTGGCAGGAGACGTTCCGCAACACCGACCCGGCGGCGTTCTACGACTGCGTCAGCTTCCTGGACCGGCGCCACGGGCTCGCCCTCTCCGACCCGGTCGGCGGCAAGTTCCGCATCCTGGCCACCGCCGACGGCGGCCGATCCTGGTCGGTCCAGCCCACCACCGGCATGCCCGACGCCCTGCCCGGCGAGTTCGCCTTCGCCGCCAGCGGCACCTGCCTGGTCTCGGCGGCGGGCCGAGCCTGGTTCGCCACCGGCGGCGGCGCCCGGGCCCGCGTCTTCACCACCGCTGACGGCGGCCGCACCTGGCACGTGTCGGACAGCGGCATCCCGAGCGGCCCAAGCGCGGGCATCTACAGCCTTGCCTTCCGCGACCCCCGGCACGGCCTCGCCGTAGGCGGCGACTACGCCACCCCGGAAACCGCCCCCGACGCCGCAGCAACCACCCGCAACGGCGGCCGCACCTGGACCCCCGCCCGCACCGAACCCGGCGAATACCGATCCGGCGTCGCCTGGCTCACCGCCACCACAGCCCTGGCCGTAGGCCCCACCGGCAGCGACATCACCGACAACGGTGGCCGCACCTGGCAGGAATTCGACTCCGGCAGCTTCGACGCGGTGCAGTGCGCAGGCAGCACATGCTGGGCATCCGGCGAACAGGGCCGCGTAGCCACCCTCACCCGGAAGCACTGA
- a CDS encoding response regulator transcription factor, whose amino-acid sequence MRVVIAEDLVLLRDGLTRLLEAFDFEVVETVDNGPALLPALLHHRPDVAVVDVRLPPTFTDEGLQAAIAARRHIPGMPVLVLSQHVEPLYARELLSGEGGGVGYLLKDRVANVSQFVDAVRRVATGGTAMDPEVVAQLLARREPLRALTVREREVLAEMAEGRSNAAIATKLFITEKAISKHINNIFMKLAMPPSDDDNRRVLAVLTYLNS is encoded by the coding sequence GTGCGCGTTGTCATCGCCGAAGACCTTGTTCTCCTCCGGGACGGGTTGACCCGGTTGCTCGAGGCCTTCGACTTCGAGGTGGTCGAGACGGTGGACAACGGACCTGCACTGCTGCCCGCCCTGCTCCACCATCGCCCGGACGTTGCCGTGGTCGATGTGCGGCTGCCGCCCACGTTCACCGACGAGGGCCTGCAGGCGGCGATCGCGGCCCGACGCCACATTCCGGGGATGCCCGTCCTGGTGCTTTCCCAGCATGTCGAGCCTTTGTACGCGCGGGAGTTGCTGAGCGGCGAGGGAGGAGGAGTCGGTTACTTACTCAAGGACCGGGTGGCCAACGTGAGTCAGTTCGTGGACGCGGTGCGGCGGGTGGCAACCGGCGGCACGGCGATGGATCCAGAGGTGGTGGCGCAACTTCTGGCTCGCCGGGAACCACTGCGAGCACTGACGGTCCGGGAAAGGGAGGTGCTGGCCGAGATGGCGGAGGGCAGGTCCAATGCGGCGATCGCCACCAAGCTGTTCATCACGGAAAAGGCCATCAGCAAGCACATCAACAACATCTTCATGAAGCTGGCGATGCCACCGTCCGACGACGACAACCGTCGCGTACTTGCGGTTCTGACCTACCTCAACAGCTGA
- a CDS encoding sensor histidine kinase produces MKTSSWVRDGIRAVAFGVLGIFLSVLNFPLLVLWLVAVALLPVAGIGMVALPFMTWLLRARVGLARRWAAGAGVPIAVPYTPAPRNALPAGWRRYKWILTDPTTWRDVAWLVPGAILGILVGGLALGVPAYGVQGIILLPLWIYLGTDWYGYGLFWPIDNVNEGLMSLPQGVVILAIGLLAAPRLRLGEALFARLLLAPTKSAELRLRVAHLTETRADTVDAQAAELRRIERDLHDGAQARLVSLGMTIGLAEELLDRDSEAVRKLLVEARETSGFALTELRHLVRGIHPPVLAERGLDGAIRALAISLPLPISVDIDVAGRPETPVESAAYFAVAEALTNVVRHSAAHTAAVTIRHSENLMSIVVLDDGHGGADPGAGTGLRGMERRLAAFDGTMTLSSPPGGPTVVTLELPCALSSPKTLFSSGTG; encoded by the coding sequence ATGAAGACAAGCTCGTGGGTACGCGACGGCATACGCGCCGTGGCGTTCGGGGTCCTCGGCATCTTCCTGTCCGTGCTCAACTTCCCGTTGCTCGTGCTGTGGCTGGTAGCGGTCGCTCTGCTCCCGGTGGCAGGCATCGGCATGGTCGCGCTGCCGTTCATGACGTGGTTGCTGAGAGCCCGCGTCGGTCTGGCGCGCCGATGGGCGGCAGGCGCCGGTGTGCCGATCGCTGTCCCTTACACGCCTGCCCCCCGAAATGCCCTACCCGCGGGCTGGCGGCGTTACAAGTGGATCCTCACCGACCCAACAACCTGGCGCGACGTGGCTTGGTTGGTGCCGGGCGCCATCCTCGGCATCCTGGTGGGAGGGCTGGCCCTGGGCGTACCGGCGTATGGGGTGCAGGGCATCATTCTGCTTCCGCTCTGGATCTACCTCGGCACTGATTGGTACGGCTACGGCTTGTTCTGGCCGATCGACAATGTCAACGAAGGGCTGATGTCCCTGCCCCAGGGCGTAGTGATCCTGGCAATCGGACTTCTCGCTGCTCCCCGGCTACGTCTCGGGGAAGCCCTCTTCGCCAGGCTGTTGCTTGCCCCGACCAAGAGTGCCGAACTGCGCCTGCGCGTGGCCCATCTGACCGAGACTCGCGCCGACACCGTGGACGCCCAGGCCGCCGAGCTACGCCGCATCGAGCGCGACCTGCACGACGGCGCGCAGGCGCGGCTCGTGTCGCTCGGCATGACGATCGGTCTTGCCGAGGAGCTGCTCGACCGGGATTCGGAGGCGGTTCGCAAGCTGCTGGTCGAGGCGCGGGAGACGAGCGGGTTCGCGCTCACGGAGCTGCGGCACCTGGTGCGTGGCATCCATCCGCCTGTGCTGGCCGAACGCGGCCTCGACGGTGCCATCCGCGCGTTGGCGATAAGCCTGCCGCTGCCGATCAGTGTGGACATCGACGTGGCGGGGCGCCCCGAGACGCCGGTCGAGTCGGCGGCCTACTTCGCCGTGGCGGAGGCACTGACCAATGTGGTGCGGCACAGTGCGGCCCATACGGCGGCTGTGACCATCCGGCATTCCGAAAATCTGATGAGCATAGTGGTCCTCGACGACGGCCACGGTGGCGCCGATCCCGGTGCGGGCACCGGGCTCCGGGGGATGGAACGCCGCCTCGCTGCTTTCGATGGCACGATGACGCTGTCCTCCCCGCCGGGTGGTCCGACCGTCGTGACCTTGGAGCTGCCGTGCGCGTTGTCATCGCCGAAGACCTTGTTCTCCTCCGGGACGGGTTGA